The following are encoded in a window of Penicillium oxalicum strain HP7-1 chromosome II, whole genome shotgun sequence genomic DNA:
- a CDS encoding Vacuolar iron transporter cccA: MSITSASGLMSRYSQLSDHRSSIDDENEKEMAFKLQHDVEAADNQRPRSGGAEKKASRWIDGRTVSDAIIGLSDGMTVPFALTAGLSALGDTKVVVFGGMAELIAGAISMGLGGYLGAKSEEESYKATLKETENQTMVDPASVSTTIEDIFEPYELPAELVSQLTNHLSASPMLPSFLMNFHHTLPEPSDSRAVICALTIALGYFIGGFVPLLPYFFVGPEDAFIALRWSIATMAIALFLFGYGKTCFVSGWAGRRNIRKGVVGGFQMVLVGGVAAGSAMGLVKAFQLLAHGSGHAKQD, translated from the exons ATGTCGATCACCTCAGCAAGCGGCCTTATGTCACGCTACTCTCAATTATCGGACCACCGGTCGTCAATtgacgatgagaatgagaaagaaatggCATTCAAACTGCAGCACGACGTCGAAGCTGCCGACAATCAACGTCCTCGGTCTGGAGGGGCGGAGAAAAAGGCCTCGCGATGGATTGATGGTCGAACCGTTTCCGATGCAATTATCGGTCTCTCCGATGGCATGACAGTTCCATTCGCCTTAACTGCGGGACTGTCAGCTCTGGGGGACACCAAGGTGGTCGTCTTTGGCGGTATGGCTGAGCTTATCGCAGGCGCCATCTCGATGGGCCTGGGCGGCTACCTCGGTGCAAAGAGTGAAGA AGAGTCATACAAGGCTACGTTGAAGGAGACTGAGAACCAGACCATGGTCGATCCCGCCTCAGTGTCGACCACCATTGAGGACATTTTTGAGCCCTATGAGCTCCCTGCTGAGCTGGTTTCTCAACTCACCAACCACCTATCGGCCTCCCCGATGCTCCCATCCTTCCTCATGAACTTTCACCACACTCTACCAGAGCCTTCAGATTCTCGTGCGGTCATTTGCGCCCTCACCATCGCTCTGGGTTACTTCATCGGTGGATTCGTCCCTTTACTCCCCTACTTTTTTGTGGGTCCTGAGGACGCTTTCATCGCACTGCGTTGGTCCATCGCCACGATGGCTATTGCACTGTTCTTATTTGGATATGGAAAGACCTGTTTTGTGAGCGGATGGGCTGGCCGACGAAATATTCGAAAAGGGGTCGTCGGTGGTTTTCAGATGGTCTTGGTCGGTGGTGTGGCTGCCGGTTCCGCGATGGGGCTCGTCAAAGCCTTTCAACTACTGGCCCATGGTTCTGGCCATGCAAAGCAAGATTAA
- a CDS encoding Monoamine oxidase N, whose protein sequence is MANVPKSRDGYQWTPATGLVQGVPTLGLVQPSKKGLKNSKRYDVVVVGAGYAGLTTCRDLTVAGNSVLLIEARDRIGGRSWSSNIDGYPYELGGTWVHWHQPFVWRELRRYGMIDQLEVSPRPGMEGGSRVTVNLDGKVVSLSHDEESEIVESAFKKFINVDGVLGRSVIPYPHDIELNMAGVKKYDQLSMADRMAQVESQLTPLEKNTFGGFLAITHGAKWEEASFFELLRWWALMNYNYTDFMAIGLTYKLRDGQSALARRIFDEAIDTGRLDYSFSTPVKSVHDNGSHIVITARNGDATFEARRAVCTVPLNVLHTIAFTPALPSLKREASMMGHANQVVKCHAEVANPEMRSLGATNFPRGKLTYTFGDGTTPAGHTHLVAFGSSLPEAHLDPEKDISVTKQAFEAFHPDMKVQRLVFHNWHQDEFARGAWEWLRPGMTTKYLEALRKRHGNVFFASSDSSFGWRGFIDGAIDDGGRVAKMVHDELKMRDLPRSRL, encoded by the exons ATGGCCAACGTACCTAAGAGCCGCGACGGCTATCAGTGGACTCCCGCCACAGGCTTGGTGCAAGGTGTCCCCACCCTCGGCCTTGTTCAGCCGTCGAAGAAGGGACTCAAGAACAGCAAACGATACGATGTGGTCGTAGTCGGTGCTGGCTATGCTGGCCTGACCACGTGCCGTGACTTGACAGTCGCCGGCAACAGTGTACTACTAATCGAGGCTCGAGATCGAATCGGCGGCCGTTCCTGGTCATCCAATATTGATGGCTACCCTTACGAGCTGGGTGGAACTTGGGTACACTGGCACCAGCCCTTCGTTTGGCGTGAACTTCGCCGGTATGGAATGATTGATCAATTGGAGGTATCGCCACGACCAGGCATGGAGGGTGGCTCCAGAGTCACAGTCAATTTGGATGGCAAAGTGGTATCATTATCACACGATGAAGAG AGTGAAATCGTCGAGTCCGCCTTCAAAAAATTCATCAACGTGGACGGCGTTCTGGGTCGTAGCGTCATTCCCTACCCCCACGACATCGAGCTCAACATGGCTGGAGTGAAGAAATACGACCAATTGTCCATGGCCGACCGTATGGCTCAGGTAGAATCACAGTTGACGCCTTTGGAGAAGAACACGTTTGGAGGATTTCTTGCTATCACCCATGGGGCCAAGTGGGAAGAGGCCTCATTTTTCGAGCTCTTGCGCTGGTGGGCGTTGATGAACTACAACTATACCGACTTCATGGCCATTGGACTCACCTACAAACTTCGTGACGGCCAGTCTGCTCTAGCACGGCGCATTTTCGATGAGGCCATCGACACGGGACGATTAGATTATTCGTTTTCAACTCCGGTCAAAAGTGTTCATGACAACGGCAGTCATATCGTGATCACCGCTCGGAATGGCGACGCTACGTTCGAGGCGAGGCGAGCGGTATGCACTGTCCCACTGAACGTGCTGCACACTATTGCATTCACTCCggctctcccttctctcaaACGCGAGGCCTCAATGATGGGGCACGCCAACCAGGTTGTCAAGTGTCACGCCGAGGTGGCCAATCCCGAAATGCGCTCACTTGGTGCCACGAATTTCCCTCGAGGCAAACTCACCTACACGTTCGGGGATGGAACTACCCCCGCGGGTCACACTCATCTTGTGGCATTCGGTAGCTCACTCCCAGAAGCTCACTTGGATCCGGAGAAAGATATCAGTGTTACCAAACAAGCATTCGAAGCGTTTCACCCAGACATGAAAGTGCAGAGGCTGGTCTTTCATAACTGGCATCAGGATGAATTTGCCCGCGGTGCATGGGAGTGGCTAAGGCCTGGAATGACGACGAAATATCTGGAAGCGCTACGAAAGCGGCATGGTAATGTGTTCTTCGCTAGCTCGGACTCTTCCTTTGGTTGGAGGGGCTTCATTGATGGTGCGATCGACGATGGAGGCAGAGTGGCGAAAATGGTCCATGACGAGTTGAAAATGAGGGATCTTCCGAGGAGTCGCCTCTGA